From Coturnix japonica isolate 7356 chromosome 1, Coturnix japonica 2.1, whole genome shotgun sequence, the proteins below share one genomic window:
- the SLC6A15 gene encoding sodium-dependent neutral amino acid transporter B(0)AT2: protein MPKNSKVVKRDLDDEVIESVKDLLSNEDSSDEAFKKSELMVGDQEEKDVDAEEGSDVEDERPAWNSKLQYILAQVGFSVGLGNVWRFPYLCQKNGGGAYLVPYLILLLIIGIPLFFLELSVGQRIRRGSIGVWNYISPKLGGIGFASCVVCFFVALYYNVIIGWSLFYFSQSFQHPLPWDQCPLVKNASHTFVEPECEKSSATTYYWYREALNISSSLSESGGLNWKMTICLLAAWVMVCLAMIKGIQSSGKIMYFSSLFPYVVLLCFLVRGLLLNGSWDGIRHMFTPKLEIMLEPKVWREAATQVFFALGLGFGGVIAFSSYNKRDNNCHFDAVLVSFINFFTSVLATLVVFAVLGFKANIINEKCVIQNSEKILTLLKAGNLSQDMIPHHINFSSITAEDYNLVYDIIQKVKEEEFHSLGLKSCQIEDELDKAVQGTGLAFIAFTEAMTHFPASPFWSVMFFLMLVNLGLGSMFGTIEGIITPIVDTFKIRKEILTVICCLVAFFIGLVFVQRSGNYFVTMFDDYSATLPLLIVVILENIAVTRIYGIEKFMEDLKDMLGFSPSQYYYYMWKYVSPLVLLCLLVASIVQMGLSPPGYNAWIEDTATEEFHSYPTWGMIVCISLIVLAILPVPIVLIVRCCNLIDDSSGSLASVSYKRGRIIKEPVNLEGDNTSLIHGKSPSEVPSPNFGKNIYRKQTGSPTLDTAPNGRYGIGYLMADMPDMPESDL from the exons ATGCCTAAAAACAGCAAGGTAGTGAAAAGAGACCTAGATGATGAGGTCATTGAGTCAGTTAAGGACCTTCTCTCTAATGAAGACTCTTCAGATGAAGCCTTTAAGAAGAGTGAGCTGATGGTTGGTgatcaggaggaaaaagatgTGGATGCTGAAGAAGGCTCAGATGTGGAAGATGAAAGACCTGCTTGGAATAGCAAACTCCAATATATTCTGGCACAAGTTGGATTTTCTGTAGGATTAGGGAATGTATGGCGATTCCCATATCTGTGTCAAAAAAATGGTGGAG GTGCCTATCTTGTGCCATACTTAATCTTGCTACTGATCATAGGGATTCCACTCTTTTTCTTGGAGCTTTCTGTGGGACAGAGAATCCGCCGAGGGAGTATTGGTGTATGGAATTATATCAGCCCTAAACTTGGAGGAATTGGGTTTGCAAGCTGTGTa GTATGCTTCTTTGTGGCTCTGTACTACAATGTCATTATCGGATGGAGtctgttttacttttcccaGTCTTTTCAGCATCCATTACCATGGGACCAGTGTCCTCTTGTTAAAAATGCATCCCATACAT TTGTGGAACCAGAGTGTGAAAAAAGTTCTGCGACAACCTATTACTGGTACAGAGAAGCACTGAATATTTCCAGCTCTCTGTCAGAGAGTGGGGGTTTAAACTGGAAGATGACTATCTGCCTGCTGGCGGCCTGGGTCATGGTATGCTTAGCCATGATCAAAGGCATTCAGTCTTCTGGCAAA ATCATGTACTTTAGTTCCCTTTTTCCTTATGTGGTACTCTTGTGCTTTCTGGTCAGAGGACTGCTCCTTAACGGATCATGGGATGGAATTAGACACATGTTCACACCAAAg CTTGAAATAATGCTGGAGCCCAAGGTCTGGAGAGAAGCTGCTACTCAGGTGTTCTTTGCCTTAGGGCTTGGATTTGGTGGAGTCATTGCCTTTTCAAGCTACAACAAGAGAGACAACAACTGCCATTTTGATGCTGTACTGGTGTCCTTCATCaattttttcacttctgtgctgGCAACCTTGGTGGTGTTTGCAGTTCTGGGCTTCAAAGCCAATATCATAAATGAGAAATGTGTTATCCA AAATTCAGAGAAGATCTTAACACTTTTGAAAGCTGGAAATCTGAGCCAAGATATGATTCCACATCATATAAATTTCTCAAGCATTACAGCAGAAGATTACAATTTAGTTTATGACATTATTCAGAAAGTTAAAGAAGAAGAGTTTCATTCTCTTGGTTTGAAATCTTGTCAAATTGAAGATGAGCTTGACAAG gcCGTTCAAGGAACTGGTTTAGCTTTTATTGCCTTTACAGAAGCAATGACCCActttcctgcttctcctttctggTCGGTCATGTTCTTCCTTATGTTGGTAAATTTGGGACTTGGAAGTATGTTTGGAACCATTGAAGGCATCATCACACCCATTGTTGATACTTTCaaaattaggaaagaaattCTTACTG TCATCTGCTGCTTGGTAGCATTTTTTATTGGCCTGGTCTTTGTACAGCGCtctggaaattattttgtcaCGATGTTTGATGACTACTCAGCTACTCTGCCCCTGCTTATTGTGGTCATTTTGGAGAACATTGCAGTTACCCGAATTTATGGAATAGAAAA GTTCATGGAGGATCTGAAAGATATGCTTGGATTTTCTCCAAGCCAGTATTATTACTACATGTGGAAGTATGTTTCACCTTTAGTACTGTTATGTTTGCTGGTAGCTAGTATTGTCCAAATGGGATTAAGTCCTCCTGGCTACAATGCATGGATTGAAGATACG GCTACAGAAGAGTTCCACAGCTATCCAACATGGGGAATGATTGTCTGTATATCTCTGATTGTATTAGCCATACTGCCAGTCCCGATAGTCTTAATAGTGCGCTGCTGCAACCTTATTGATGACAGCTCTGGTAGCTTGGCATCTGTATCCTACAAAAGAGGCCGGATAATAAAGGAGCCTGTTAATCTGGAGGGAGATAATACAAGTCTAATTCATGGGAAGAGTCCAAGTGAAGTGCCATCTCCAAATTTTGGGAAAAACATATATCGAAAACAGACTGGATCACCAACTCTGGACACTGCTCCAAATGGACGCTATGGTATCGGATACTTAATGGCAGATATGCCTGATATGCCAGAATCTGACTTGTAa